The window AACTATCCGGTTCGCTCATATGTCCCTTCCTGGTGCAAGGTGGGGTAGTTGTCGAGCAGGGGCTGATCATGGTTCAGAAGCCGCAGAGTGATGCGGAACGTAAGGAAAGGCGCATAGATCTGAGCCTGCCGCAGGTCGCCGGCAGCGCGGTCGCGGCGGTCGCCGCGGCGGTCATGGCCTCGCAGCTGGGCGTCTACGGAACCATCGCGGGCGCCGGAGTGATGAGCGTGGTGGCCACCTGCGGAGGGTCGGTCTTCCAGCACTTCTTCCGCCGCACCGGCGAACAGATCCGCGAAGTCACGGTCCAGGTGAAGCATCCGGCGGGCCGTCAGGTGACGGTGCGCACCAAGGAGACGTCCCCCGCGTCGCAGTGGCCGCAGGACGAGGCGACCACGGTCCTGCGCTCCGTGACGGAGGCGGAGTCCGAGGCCGAGCGCACCCGGCTGCTCCGCCGGGTGCCCGGCGACGGCGTCCCGGTGACCGGCGTGGTCCGCCCGGGGACGCCTCCCGGCGGCAGGGACGCGGACGACGCGTACTCCGACGCCCGTACCCACGGGACCCGCGTCCGGGGCTGGAAGCGTTCGGCCCTCGCGGCGACCGGTGTGTTCGTGCTCTCGATGGCCGGCATCACGGTGTACGAGGCGGCGTCCGGGCACGGTCTCGGCGGCAACGGGGGGACGACCGTCGGCTCGGTCGTCCGGGGTGGGCACGGCGGCGGGGCGAAGTCGCCCGAACCGTCCGGCACCGGGCAGGACGACGGCGGGGACGACGTCCGCCACCCGGACAGGGGCGACGCGACGACGCACGGCACGGACCCCCGCGACGGGCAGAGCGCGTCGCCCGGTACATCCGGCGGCGACGGCAGGACCGAGGAACCGTCCCCCACGCCTTCGGCGTCCTCGGACCCCGCCACTCCGGAGAGCACGCCGTCCGCCCCCACCGACGGAGGCACCCCCTCCGCACCCACCACGACCGGTGCCGGCGATGCCGCGGGTCCGCAGGACGAGGCGGCGTCCGGGACGGACACCGGCCGGTGAGCCCGCGCCGCCGCGCCCGGCACGTCAGTCGCCGAGCACCCGGCGCAGGTAGTCGTTCGCGAACAGCCGCCCCGGGTCGAGCCGGTCGCGCAGCGCGGTGAACTCACCGAAGCGCGGATAGGCGCCCGCCAGGTACGCCGCGTCCCGGGTGTGGATCTTGCCCCAGTGCGGGCGGCCGTCGTAGCCGGTCATGATCCTCTCGACGGCGGTGAAGTAGGAGTGGTAGGGCGTGCCCCGGTACAGGTGCACCGCGATGTACGCGCTGTCCCGGCCCGAGGCCGTGGACAGCGCGATGTCGTCCGCGGGCGCCGTGCGGACCTCCACCGGGAAGCTGATGCGCAGCGGCGAGCGGTCGACCATGGCCTTGAGCTCCCGCAGCGCCTCGACGGCCGCCTCGCGCGGCAGGGCGTACTCCATCTCGACGAAGCGCACCCGGCGGGGACTGGTGAACACCTTGTACGGGATGTCGGTGTAGGTGCGGGCCGACAGCGCGCGGCTGGAGATCTTCGCGAGGGCGGGGATGATCCGGGGGACCGCCCGGCCCACCGTGCACGCGACCTGGAAGATCCCGTTGGAGAGCAGCTCGTCCTCGACCCAGCCCCTGACCCGTCCGGGCGGAGCGGCGGGACCGGCGCTGCGGTTGTTGCGCTTGGTGTTGCAGTTGCCGGTGTGCGGGAACCAGTAGAACTCGAAGTGCTCGTTCTCGGTGACGAGCTGATCGAAGTCGGCCGTGACCCGGTCGAAGGTCATCGGTTCCTCGCGGGCGGTCAGCAGGAAGACCGGCTCGACCGCGAAGGTGAGCGCCGTGACCACGCCGAGTGCGCCCAGGCCGACCCTGGCCGCCGCGAAGACGTCGGGGTGTTCGGCGGCCGAGCAGCGGAGCAGCGTGCCGTCCGCCGTCAGCAGTTCGAGCGCGCGGATCTGCGCCGAGACCGACGCCGAGTCGCGACCGGTGCCGTGGGTCCCCGTCGCGGTGGCCCCGGCGACCGTCTGCTCCATGATGTCGCCCATGTTCGTGAGGGAGAGCCCCTCACGGGCGAGCGCGGCGTTGAGGCGCTTCAGCGGGGTGCCGGCCTCGACCGTCACCGTCATCGCCTCGCGGTCGATGTCCCGGATACCCGTGAGCAGGTCCGGGCGTATCAGGACCCCGTCCGTGGCCGCTGCCGCGGTGAACGAGTGGCCGGTGCCCGCCGGCTTCACGGTCAGACCGTCCTCGGACGCCCTGCGGAGGACGTCGGCCAGCTCGTCGACGGAGGCGGGGGACTCCACGCGCGCCGGCCGGGCGGTGACAGTGCCCGCCCAGTTACGCCACGTGCTCGCCGTCCGTGCGTAGGTGTCGGTCATCTTCCCCGCGCCCTCCCGTAGGAACCGGCTCCGCGAGCCGGCGATACCCCAGGAACGCCACCGCGGCCGCGAGCGCCCCCGACACGACGGGCACCACATACCCCGCCTCGGCCCCCGAGGCGTCGACCACCCAGCCTGCGGCGGAGGAGCCGAGAGCCACCCCGACCGCGAGTCCCGTGCTGGTCCAGGTCATGCCCTCGGTCAGCTGTGTGCGCGGTACGTGCTGCTCGACGAGGGCCATCGTCGTGACCATCGTCGGAGCGATGGCGAGGCCCGCGGCGAAGAGCGCCACGGCCAGGAACGGCAGGCTCCCGGCCAGTTGGAGGGGGATCATACTCACGGCCATCGCGCACACCCCCACCAGCCACCGGGTCGCCGGCCTCCCCTTGACGTGGACCAGGCCGAAGACCGCCCCGGCGAGGCAGGAACCCAGGGCGTAGACCGCGAGGACGAGACTGGCCGCCGCCTTGTGGCCGCTCTCGTCCGCGAAGGCCACGGTCACCACGTCCACCGCCCCGAAGATCGCGCCGGTGGCGACGAACGTGAGCACGAGCACCTGGAGCCCCGGTGAGCGGAGCGCCGAGCCGCCGGTGTGGTGCTCCTTCGGATGCGGTACGGGCTCGGTGCCGCGCTGCGCCGTCAACCAGAACACGCCCACCACCAGGAACCCGGCGGCCAGCAGCGGGCCCGCCTCCGGGAACCAGGCCGTCGACAGGCCGATGGAGATGATCGGGCCGAAGATGAAGCACACCTCGTCGACGATCGACTCCCACGAGTACGCCGCGTGCAGTTGCCGCTCGGACCCCCGGTAGATCTCGGCCCAGCGGGACCGGACCATCGATCCCACGCTCGGGACGCAGCCCGCACCGGCGGCGAAGACGAAGAGCGTCCAGTCCGGGAGCCGCTGCTGCGCGCAGATCAGCAGCCCCGCGACGGAGGCGACGGCCAGCAGGGTGGCGGGGCGCAGGACACGGCGCTGCCCGTAGCGGTCGACCAGCCTGGACACCTGCGGCCCCATGGCCGCCGCCGCCAGGGCCAGCGTCGCGGAGAGCGCGCCCGCCAGGCCATAGCGCCCGGTGAGCTGGGACACCATGGTGACGACGCCGATCCCCATCATCGCCAGGGGCATCCGGCCGAGGAATCCGGCGGCCGAGAAGGCCGGGCTCCCCGGGGCGGAGAAGATGGCGCGGTAGGGGCTGGGCAAGGGGTGCTCCGATGAAGCCTGTCAGGTGTGCAGATGCCTGACACAGCTTACGGGCGGCCACCCGGCACCCGGTACCGGCCGATGTCGGGTGCCACCGCGCCGGTGCCGGGTGGCAGGATCGGGTCCATGTCCGATCTGCGTGATCCAGCCCCGTACGACGCCCTGCTGCTGCTCTCCTTCGGCGGTCCCGAAGGCCCCGACGACGTGGTCCCGTTCCTCGCGAACGTGACGCGCGGCCGGGGCATCCCCGAGGAGCGCCTCAGGGAAGTCGGCAAGCACTACTTCCTCTTCGGCGGCGTGAGCCCGATCAACGCGCAGAACAGGGCGCTGCTCGACGGCCTGCGCAAGGACTTCGCGGACCACGGCGTGGAGATCCCCGTGTACTGGGGCAACCGCAACTGGGCGCCGTACCTCACCGACACCCTCCGGGAGATGGTCACCGACGGGCACCGGCGCATCGCCGTGCTCGCCACCAGCGCGTACGCCTCGTACTCCGGCTGCCGCCAGTACCGCGAGAACCTGGCCGAGTCGCTGGCCGCCCTGGAGGCCGAGGGGCTCACGGTGCCCCGGGTCGACAAGCTGCGGCACTACTTCAACCACCCCGGCTTCGTGCGGCCCATGGTGGACGGCGTGCTCGCCTCGCTGGCCGACCTCCCCGAGGACGTCCGGGCGGGGGCGCACCTGGCCTTCACCACGCACTCCATCCCGACCTCCGCGGCCGACGCCTCGGGGCCCGCGGAGACCCACGGCGACGGCGGCTCCTACGTCGCGGAGCACCTGGACGTCGCCCGGCTGATCGTCGACGCCGTGCGCGAGGAGACGGGCGTCGATCACCCGTGGCAGCTCGTCTACCAGTCCCGCAGCGGCGCCCCGCACATCCCGTGGCTGGAGCCCGACATCTGCGACCACCTGGAGGCCCTCCACGGCGACGGGGTCCCGGCGGTCGTCATGGCACCGATCGGTTTCGTCTCGGACCACATGGAGGTGCTGTACGACCTCGACACCGAGGCGGCGGCGAAGGCCGCCGAACTCGGGCTGCCGGTCCGCAGGTCGGCGACGGTCGGCGCCGACCCCCGGTTCGCCGCGGCCGTGCGCGAACTCCTCCTGGAGCGGGCCGCCACCGAGCAGGGCCGCCCGGCCGAGCGGTGCGCCCTGGGCGCGCTCGGCCCCTCGCACGACCTCTGCCCCGTCGGGTGCTGTCCGGCCAGGGCCCCCAAGCCGGCCGCTGCCGGCGCCGACAGCCCGTACTGACCGCCTGCCCGCACCGGGGGCCGCCGACGGCGCCCCCGCCCGCGCCACCACGTCTGGAGCGTTGTGAACGACCCCCTCCTGTCCGAACTGCTCGACCTCGCCCTCGAAGCGGGACGCCGGGCCGGGGCCCTGCTCCGTGACGGCCGTCCCGCCGACCTGGGGGTGGCCGCGACCAAGTCCAGCCCCATCGACGTCGTCACCGAGATGGACATCCGGGCGGAGAAGCTGATCACCGGCTACCTCTCCGAGCACCGCCCCGCCGACGGCTTCCTCGGCGAGGAGGGCGCCAGCGCCGAGGGCACCAGCGGCATCCGCTGGGTCATCGACCCCCTCGACGGCACGGTGAACTACCTCTACGGCCTGCCGACGTGGTCCGTGTCCATCGCCGCCGAGCGCGACGGCGAGCGGGTCGTCGGCGTCGTGGAGGCCCCGATGCGCCGCGAGACGTTCCACGCGGTCCTCGGCCGGGGCGCGTACGGCAACGGCGAGGCGCTGCGCTGCCGCCCCACGGCCCCCCTCGACCAGTCCCTGGTGTCCACCGGCTTCAACTACGTCACCGAGGTCCGCACCCACCAGGCCGCCGTCGCCCAGCGGCTGATCCCCAGGCTGCGGGACATCCGGCGCGGCGGATCGGCGGCCATCGAGCTCTGCGACGTCGCCGCCGGCCGCCTCGACGGCTACTACGAGCGAGGGCTGCACCCATGGGACGTTGCGGCCGGCGACCTCATCGCCCGGGAGGCCGGCGCGCTCACCGGAGGCCGGCCCGGCCGGCCCGCGGACGGGGACCTGACCGTCGCGGCGACACCCGGGGTCTTCGGGCCGCTGCAGGACCTCCTCGAGGAACTCGGCGCCTGGCACGACTGACACACGGTCCCCGGACGCCCCTGGAGGCGCACCGGAGACCGCCCGGAACGACGGGAGGGCCCGGGCGGCCGTGACGGCTGCCCGGGCCCTCCCGTAGCGGCTCAGACGCTTGTGGCGCCGATTTCCACGCCGTGCTCGGCGGCCAGGCGGTGCAGGTCGTCGAGCTCTCCCTGCTCGACGTCCGCGAGGAAGTCGTCGCCCGTCTCGCGAGCCATCGTGAGGTCGGACTCGGTGGTCTTGATTCGTTGCAGCAGACCTGCGGTGAAAGCGTCCATGGAGCGCCCCCTCATCGTGGGTCGGTGGCACGGGGGTGTGCCCGGTGGTCCCCCGGCGCCGAGGCCGGGGTGCGGGTGATCACGCAGTCCCTCTGGAAGCAGGACGGGCTGTGGTACGCCACATACATGGCGTGATCGCGGGTGTGAGGTCGTCCTCCCCCCGCCCGCCGTTCGAGAAACCTCAACTGCCCGGGAAATCCGATCCATTCCCCGCGGGGGCGGCCCCGGCGCGTCGTCTTACCGCCGGTTTATGGGTGTTGAAGGCAGGATGGACACGCACAGTCGGTGCCGCTGACGTGCAGCGAGCGGCCGTATCGAAGGCCGCTCGCCGTATTTCCGGAGATCTAGGGAAGGACTGCGCCGTGCGCGTACTCGTCGTCGAGGACGAGCAGCTGCTCGCCGATGCGGTGGCCACCGGACTGCGCCGGGAGGCCATGGCCGTCGACGTCGTCTACGACGGAGCGGCCGCCCTCGAGCGGGTCGGGGTCAACGACTACGACGTCGTCGTGCTGGACCGGGACCTCCCGCTCGTGCACGGCGACGACGTCTGCCGCAAGATCGTCGAGCTCGGCATGCCCACCCGCGTGCTCATGCTCACCGCGTCCGGCGACGTCAGCGACCGGGTCGAGGGCCTGGAGCTCGGCGCGGACGACTACCTCCCCAAGCCGTTCGCCTTCAGCGAGCTGACCGCCCGCGTGCGCGCCCTGGGGCGCCGTACGACGGTCGCCCTGCCGCCCGTCCTGGAGCGGGCGGGCATCAAGCTCGACCCCAACCGCCGCGAGGTCTTCCGGGACGACCAGGAGATCCAGCTCGCGCCGAAGGAGTTCGCCGTCCTCGAGGTCCTGATGCGCAGCGAGGGCGCGGTCGTGTCGGCCGAACAGCTGCTCGAGAAGGCCTGGGACGAGAACACCGACCCGTTCA is drawn from Streptomyces sp. NBC_00178 and contains these coding sequences:
- a CDS encoding D-arabinono-1,4-lactone oxidase; protein product: MTDTYARTASTWRNWAGTVTARPARVESPASVDELADVLRRASEDGLTVKPAGTGHSFTAAAATDGVLIRPDLLTGIRDIDREAMTVTVEAGTPLKRLNAALAREGLSLTNMGDIMEQTVAGATATGTHGTGRDSASVSAQIRALELLTADGTLLRCSAAEHPDVFAAARVGLGALGVVTALTFAVEPVFLLTAREEPMTFDRVTADFDQLVTENEHFEFYWFPHTGNCNTKRNNRSAGPAAPPGRVRGWVEDELLSNGIFQVACTVGRAVPRIIPALAKISSRALSARTYTDIPYKVFTSPRRVRFVEMEYALPREAAVEALRELKAMVDRSPLRISFPVEVRTAPADDIALSTASGRDSAYIAVHLYRGTPYHSYFTAVERIMTGYDGRPHWGKIHTRDAAYLAGAYPRFGEFTALRDRLDPGRLFANDYLRRVLGD
- a CDS encoding MFS transporter — encoded protein: MPSPYRAIFSAPGSPAFSAAGFLGRMPLAMMGIGVVTMVSQLTGRYGLAGALSATLALAAAAMGPQVSRLVDRYGQRRVLRPATLLAVASVAGLLICAQQRLPDWTLFVFAAGAGCVPSVGSMVRSRWAEIYRGSERQLHAAYSWESIVDEVCFIFGPIISIGLSTAWFPEAGPLLAAGFLVVGVFWLTAQRGTEPVPHPKEHHTGGSALRSPGLQVLVLTFVATGAIFGAVDVVTVAFADESGHKAAASLVLAVYALGSCLAGAVFGLVHVKGRPATRWLVGVCAMAVSMIPLQLAGSLPFLAVALFAAGLAIAPTMVTTMALVEQHVPRTQLTEGMTWTSTGLAVGVALGSSAAGWVVDASGAEAGYVVPVVSGALAAAVAFLGYRRLAEPVPTGGRGEDDRHLRTDGEHVA
- a CDS encoding ferrochelatase, whose translation is MSDLRDPAPYDALLLLSFGGPEGPDDVVPFLANVTRGRGIPEERLREVGKHYFLFGGVSPINAQNRALLDGLRKDFADHGVEIPVYWGNRNWAPYLTDTLREMVTDGHRRIAVLATSAYASYSGCRQYRENLAESLAALEAEGLTVPRVDKLRHYFNHPGFVRPMVDGVLASLADLPEDVRAGAHLAFTTHSIPTSAADASGPAETHGDGGSYVAEHLDVARLIVDAVREETGVDHPWQLVYQSRSGAPHIPWLEPDICDHLEALHGDGVPAVVMAPIGFVSDHMEVLYDLDTEAAAKAAELGLPVRRSATVGADPRFAAAVRELLLERAATEQGRPAERCALGALGPSHDLCPVGCCPARAPKPAAAGADSPY
- a CDS encoding inositol monophosphatase family protein, which encodes MNDPLLSELLDLALEAGRRAGALLRDGRPADLGVAATKSSPIDVVTEMDIRAEKLITGYLSEHRPADGFLGEEGASAEGTSGIRWVIDPLDGTVNYLYGLPTWSVSIAAERDGERVVGVVEAPMRRETFHAVLGRGAYGNGEALRCRPTAPLDQSLVSTGFNYVTEVRTHQAAVAQRLIPRLRDIRRGGSAAIELCDVAAGRLDGYYERGLHPWDVAAGDLIAREAGALTGGRPGRPADGDLTVAATPGVFGPLQDLLEELGAWHD
- a CDS encoding response regulator transcription factor yields the protein MRVLVVEDEQLLADAVATGLRREAMAVDVVYDGAAALERVGVNDYDVVVLDRDLPLVHGDDVCRKIVELGMPTRVLMLTASGDVSDRVEGLELGADDYLPKPFAFSELTARVRALGRRTTVALPPVLERAGIKLDPNRREVFRDDQEIQLAPKEFAVLEVLMRSEGAVVSAEQLLEKAWDENTDPFTNVVRVTVMTLRRKLGEPAVIVTVPGSGYRI